The Gemmatimonadota bacterium genomic interval GACGGCGGGGCCCGTTCGGGCCCCGGCCCGTCCTGCCCTCACCGCCTCCCGCTCGACGGGGCCAGGCTCAGTACCGGCAGCGCGATCGCTCCAGGGGCCCCGCCTCCCCGACGCGCAGGAACTGCACGAGCGGTGGTGTGGTGGGCGCCAGCGTGATCGACACCGAGAGGGCGCCGCGGGCGCAGGGCAGGGTCCACGAGCCCCGCAGCGCGTTCTCGACCTCGTCGAAGCCCTCGCCGGACTCGCACGGCCCCACCTTCTCCAGCAGGGCTTCGATCTCTGCCCGCCGCCGGTCGGCCGACCGGTCCAGGAAGAGGTTCACGGCGGCCAGTCGCTGTGCCGCCGCATCGTCCCAGTGCAGGACCAGGTCGGTGACCGCGTCGCGCTGCGCCACGAGGGCTTCCGAGGGCGCCGGCATCCTGGGCTCCAGGCCGCCCGTCTCGCGCAGGCGCGCCAGGGCCTGGTCCGCGGGTCCTCCCCAACTCGTGTAGGTGCGGTTGCCGAACGCGAGGACACCCACCCCGTGCTCGGGCAACCAGCGCATCACGGAACCGAAGCCGGGCAGTCCGCCACTGTGCGCCACGACGTGCGCGAACTCGCACGTGGTCGAGATGCCCAGGCCGTAGCCGTAGCCGCCGCTGGACAGTTGCGGAGAGCCGTCCGCGCCGCGGACGATCGCCGCCGGTCGCGGCCGCTGCACCTGCTGCATCTCGCGCAGGGAGGCCCGGCGCAGCGGGCCCGTCTCCGGACCGTCGTGGGGAGGGAAGGCCTCCAGGAACTGCGCCACCCAGACCGAGAGGTCCTGCATGGAAGTGAGCATCCCGCCCATCGAGCCGAACGCGCCATCGGGCAGCTGGGGCTCGAGCTTCCAGCGCTCGTCCTCCCAACGATATCCCTGCGCGATCCGGGAGGGATCGACGTCGCCCGGCTCCAGCGTCGTGGAGCTCAGGCCCAGCGGCTCCAGGACGGCCTCCTGGAGGTAGCGACGGTACGGCATGCCAGAGGCCGCCGTCACGATCCGGCCCAGGATGGCGAAGCCGTAGTTGGAATACTCGTACGCGACGCCCGGCGCATTGGAGAACGGGATGCCCGCGCGCATCATGGCGGACATCTCGTCGTCCGTGACCGCAAGCTGCTGATCTCCCCAGGGGTTGTCCTCGGGGAAGCCCGTCGCGTGGGAGAGCAGATGGCGGATCGTGATCCTGGGTGCGTCGGTCGTGGGATAGTCGAGCCCCGCCAGCTCGGGCACCCAGCGTTCGGCCGGATCGTCCAGGCTCAGGCGTCCCTGGTCGCGCAACGCGAGGATCGCCGCCGCCGTGAAGCTCTTGGTCATCGACGCGATCCGGAACACGGTGGTGGGCTCCACCGGCGCCTGCGTCTCCAGGTCGCGGAAGCCCGTGGTGCCCACGTGCGCGAGCGCACCGTCGATGACGATGCCCCAGATGGCGCCCGGCACGTGCTCGCGCTCCGTGAACTCGCGGAAGATGCGATCGATGTCGGGGAAGGCGGAGGAGAGCTTCTGGACCCGCTCGGGATCCAGGAAGCCGGCGGGAGCCGCCTGCGCGCCGGCCGCGAGGGGCACGACGCCCGCCACGCCTCCGAGGCTGAGCAGGACAGGGAAGGCGCGGCGGGCGAGCGAGCGGATGGCCATGGCGTCTACGCGCTCGGGAGCGACTCCACGAGCTGCACCATCCGCCGCAGGTGGTCCGCGGTGGGCAGACGGCCCGCGCCACCGCCCAGGTTGTCGAGCATGTGCTCGCGGTCGCTGGTGCCGGGCGTGGCCACCGTCACGGCCGGATGCGCAACGACGAACTTGAGCATGAACTGCGCCCAGGAATGCGCGTCGAACTCCGCGGCCCAGTCCGGCAGCGGTCGGTCCCCGATCCGGGCCCACATCCGGCTGCGGCCGAACGGCAGGTAGACCAGGACGCCGATGTTGCGCTCCTGCGCGAGCGGGAGGATGCGCTCCTCCGCCACGCGGTTGTCCACCGCGTAGTCGATGCCGATGAAGTCGAGCGGCTCGCTCCGCATCACCTCCAGCAGGTGATCGTACTGGCGCTCGCTGGTGGTGGTGATCCCGATGTAGCGGATGCGACCCTCCGCCTTCAGCTCCTTGAGGATCCCGAGCTGGGTCGGCGGATCCCCCATGTTGTGCACCTGGATCAGATCGATCACCGGCCGCTGCAGCCGCTCGAACGATCGCTCCACCTGCGCGCGCGCCTCGGCGGGGTCCGCCGAGCCACCCCCGCGGCCCACCACATTCAGCTTGGTGGCCCAGAAGATGTCGTCGGCGATCCCCAGCTCGGCGGCCACCTGACCGGAGACCTCCTCGGAGGCCCCGTAGCTCGGCGCGGTGTCGAAGAGCGTGCCGCCCCCTTCGATGAGGGCCGCCAGCACGCCACGGACCGCCTCGAAGTCCTGCTCCCTCGCCACCTGCGAGAACGTGTTGGCGCCGCCGAGCCCGATCACCGGGATCTCTTCGCCCGTCGAGGGGATGCGCCGCCGGATGGGCGCCTGGGATTGCAGGGCGTCCAACCAACGCGGGTTCAGACCGAGCGCGGTCCCGGCAGCCGCGGTGATCCGCAGCCAATCACGACGAGTGACCATCCAGGCGTCCTCCTTGGGAGAGTGGCGTCTATCGGTTCCGTGCATGCCAGGCGGCGAGCACCTCGGCCTCCCGGGCCGCGGAGATGCCGGCGCGGAAGTCCGCCTGGCGCTCCGGGGGCCGGGACAGGTGGAAGTCCAGCGTGTCCTTGGCCGTCACGGCCAGCGGTCGGAAGGTCAGCCCGGCCTCCACCTCGGGCGTCAGATCGAAGCGCGCAAACCCTTCGTTCCCGGGCGTCGGCGGGCGCCAGACCGGCATGTCCGAATAGGGACGTACCCCGATCTCCGTCAGGAAGTCCGTCGGCACCCACGTGAACGACGTCTCGGCCGTGGTGACCGCCCGGACGCCGTAGAGCAGCTCGGACATCGGGCGCGGGATGCGCGGCCCCACCACGTTGAAGACACCCGCGCGGTTGTCCTCGGCCAGGCGGATGGTCCACTCGGTGAAGTCCCGCACGTCGATGATCTGCACGGGATCGCTGGGATCCCCGGGAGCGAGCACCTCACCCCCCCGGTGGATGCGCGCCGGCCAGTAGGTGAAGCGGTCGGTGTCGTCGTCCGGGCCGATGATGAGCCCCGGCCGCAGGATCGTGGCTCGCCCGGGGAAGGCCTTCATGGCCTCCCGCTCGGATTCGGCCTTGCCCAGCCCGTAGTTCAGCGGCTGTCCGCGCTGGATCCCGGCGGTCTCGTAGGTCCAGGTGGGTGCGTCCGCCGTCATGGGCACACGGCTCACGTCCGCATACGCGGAGCGGGACGACACGTAGAGGTAGAGCCCCACCGAGTCCTTGAGCACCTCGCCGGCCAACCGCACCCAGTTCGGATCCTGGCGGGCGTTGTCGATCACGGCGTCCCAGCGGCGTCCCTTCAAGGATTCGAGGTCGCCGTTGCGATCGCCGATCAGCGTCTCGAGCTGCGGGAACATGTCCGAGCCGGAGCCGCGGTTGAACAGGGTCACGTTGTGGCCGCGCTCGAGCGCGTAGCGGACCTGGTAGGGTCCGATGAATCCGGTCCCCCCCAGGATGAGCAGGTCGATCTTCCGGCGAGGCGGCGCTTGCGCGGGACGGGTCGCGGCTGCGAGCCGGGTGGGCGAGACGCCCAGGCCCAGGGCCGTGCCTGCGGCGGCGGAAAGCTTCAGGAAGTCCTTGCGGGTGGTGCCCATGGGTGGAGCTCCGGACGGAGGTGCGGTGGGCCACCACGATAGCGTGCGGGGCTCCGCCACGCACTCCCGACGACCCGGCCTCCCGGTCCGCGGCGCCGGGGCCTGCACGGGCGCGCCGGGACCTCGAGGACGGCGTCGTCCCGGGTGGATTCCCTGTCGCCGGGTGGGTGCGACACCTATCCTCGGAGCCGAATCCCCAACCCGGAGTCCCGACTCCCATGCAAGATCGCCCCCGGCAGCCCCAGGTCTCGCCCCTCACCCGTCTGCTCCAGCGAGGGGCCACC includes:
- a CDS encoding serine hydrolase domain-containing protein, translated to MAIRSLARRAFPVLLSLGGVAGVVPLAAGAQAAPAGFLDPERVQKLSSAFPDIDRIFREFTEREHVPGAIWGIVIDGALAHVGTTGFRDLETQAPVEPTTVFRIASMTKSFTAAAILALRDQGRLSLDDPAERWVPELAGLDYPTTDAPRITIRHLLSHATGFPEDNPWGDQQLAVTDDEMSAMMRAGIPFSNAPGVAYEYSNYGFAILGRIVTAASGMPYRRYLQEAVLEPLGLSSTTLEPGDVDPSRIAQGYRWEDERWKLEPQLPDGAFGSMGGMLTSMQDLSVWVAQFLEAFPPHDGPETGPLRRASLREMQQVQRPRPAAIVRGADGSPQLSSGGYGYGLGISTTCEFAHVVAHSGGLPGFGSVMRWLPEHGVGVLAFGNRTYTSWGGPADQALARLRETGGLEPRMPAPSEALVAQRDAVTDLVLHWDDAAAQRLAAVNLFLDRSADRRRAEIEALLEKVGPCESGEGFDEVENALRGSWTLPCARGALSVSITLAPTTPPLVQFLRVGEAGPLERSRCRY
- a CDS encoding aldo/keto reductase, which gives rise to MVTRRDWLRITAAAGTALGLNPRWLDALQSQAPIRRRIPSTGEEIPVIGLGGANTFSQVAREQDFEAVRGVLAALIEGGGTLFDTAPSYGASEEVSGQVAAELGIADDIFWATKLNVVGRGGGSADPAEARAQVERSFERLQRPVIDLIQVHNMGDPPTQLGILKELKAEGRIRYIGITTTSERQYDHLLEVMRSEPLDFIGIDYAVDNRVAEERILPLAQERNIGVLVYLPFGRSRMWARIGDRPLPDWAAEFDAHSWAQFMLKFVVAHPAVTVATPGTSDREHMLDNLGGGAGRLPTADHLRRMVQLVESLPSA
- a CDS encoding epimerase, with protein sequence MGTTRKDFLKLSAAAGTALGLGVSPTRLAAATRPAQAPPRRKIDLLILGGTGFIGPYQVRYALERGHNVTLFNRGSGSDMFPQLETLIGDRNGDLESLKGRRWDAVIDNARQDPNWVRLAGEVLKDSVGLYLYVSSRSAYADVSRVPMTADAPTWTYETAGIQRGQPLNYGLGKAESEREAMKAFPGRATILRPGLIIGPDDDTDRFTYWPARIHRGGEVLAPGDPSDPVQIIDVRDFTEWTIRLAEDNRAGVFNVVGPRIPRPMSELLYGVRAVTTAETSFTWVPTDFLTEIGVRPYSDMPVWRPPTPGNEGFARFDLTPEVEAGLTFRPLAVTAKDTLDFHLSRPPERQADFRAGISAAREAEVLAAWHARNR